The following are encoded in a window of Picosynechococcus sp. PCC 7002 genomic DNA:
- a CDS encoding F0F1 ATP synthase subunit C, which yields MSDLALIGSVAMVTAGITIAIGSIGPALGEGMAVARALGAIAQQPDKANMITRTLFVGLAMVESTAIYCLVVSMILLFVNPFWNYFLNQGG from the coding sequence ATGAGTGATCTCGCATTAATCGGCTCGGTGGCGATGGTGACCGCTGGTATTACCATTGCCATTGGTTCCATTGGCCCGGCCCTAGGGGAAGGCATGGCCGTAGCCAGGGCTTTGGGGGCGATCGCCCAACAACCTGACAAGGCCAATATGATTACCCGCACTCTATTTGTGGGCCTCGCGATGGTGGAATCAACGGCGATTTATTGCTTGGTGGTGTCGATGATTTTGCTGTTTGTCAATCCATTCTGGAACTATTTTCTCAACCAGGGGGGTTAA
- a CDS encoding F0F1 ATP synthase subunit B, protein MLIDWFTVFAQILNFVILLGLLRWFLYKPILQVMAKRQAQLAEQWQTATDLQAQAHQALEQYHQEQQSLQAQRASFLAAARAAADEERQRQLLTLREDIQAQREAWEADLHQEQRAFFHTLRQQVSQQVVAIARQALRDLANATLEQQVVARFCEQLQHLSPAQRQQINHLETPPEAVFIRTAFPLDVTHQAQIKQSLATTLELDGTPIHFVTVPELGCGIELKLAGQEIVWGLDPYLDQLEQTLAIATR, encoded by the coding sequence GTGTTAATTGACTGGTTTACGGTGTTTGCCCAAATCCTCAACTTTGTCATTTTGCTGGGGTTGTTGCGCTGGTTTTTGTACAAGCCCATTTTGCAGGTGATGGCCAAGCGTCAGGCCCAACTCGCCGAACAATGGCAAACGGCCACGGATCTCCAAGCCCAGGCCCACCAAGCCCTAGAACAATATCATCAAGAACAACAGTCACTCCAAGCGCAACGGGCTTCATTTTTGGCGGCAGCGCGGGCAGCAGCAGATGAGGAGCGACAACGGCAATTACTAACCCTGCGTGAGGATATCCAAGCGCAACGGGAAGCTTGGGAAGCGGATCTGCACCAGGAACAGAGGGCTTTTTTCCATACGCTCCGGCAACAGGTCAGCCAACAGGTGGTGGCGATCGCCCGGCAAGCCCTCCGGGATTTGGCGAATGCCACTCTCGAACAACAGGTGGTGGCGCGTTTTTGTGAACAACTGCAACACCTTTCTCCGGCCCAACGGCAACAGATCAATCATTTAGAAACCCCACCAGAAGCTGTCTTTATCCGGACAGCGTTCCCCCTGGATGTGACCCACCAAGCGCAAATCAAACAAAGTCTTGCTACTACTTTAGAGCTTGACGGAACGCCTATTCATTTTGTCACGGTGCCGGAGTTGGGCTGTGGCATTGAACTGAAACTGGCTGGCCAAGAAATCGTTTGGGGTCTTGATCCCTATCTCGATCAACTCGAACAAACCCTGGCGATCGCCACTCGTTAA
- a CDS encoding alternate F1F0 ATPase, F1 subunit alpha, with translation MEPLAQSLQGTYTEALQQIQQTLATFPAQLTFRETGVVESVRPGIARVKGLPNVQADELVYFSRSSAGGEPLLGIAFNLDPDEVGVILLGDSHALQAGDEVYRTERVMDVPVGEVLLGRVLTVLGQPLDGRGALKAVEWKPVEREAAAILDRAPVTVPLQTGLKVVDALIPIGRGQRELIIGDRQTGKTTIAIDTILNQKDQDVICLYCAIGQRSAAIAKVIATLREQGAMDYTIVIVAAGQDPLGLQYITPYGATTMAEYFMEQGRDVLIVYDDLTHHARTYRELSLLLRRPPGREAYPGDIFYLHSRLLERATHLAEALGGGSLTALPIIETQAQNLSAYIPTNLISITDGQIYLSPELFQKSIFPAVDVGKSVSRVGGKTQLAAYQAVSGALRLAYAQFQEVEVFARFGTQLDEQTKQTLQRGKRIREVLKQNQSQLLTAAAQIAILIAVTQGLLDHVALEEISTVEQKLAQAIAQELPDLVERIQYSHPLTEADQTLLLETLQAAIKT, from the coding sequence ATGGAACCCCTGGCCCAATCTCTCCAAGGCACTTACACAGAAGCCTTACAGCAAATTCAGCAAACCCTGGCAACCTTTCCGGCCCAACTGACATTCCGGGAAACGGGGGTTGTGGAATCTGTCCGGCCCGGCATCGCCAGAGTGAAGGGGTTGCCCAACGTCCAAGCCGATGAATTGGTTTATTTTTCGCGCTCCAGTGCTGGGGGTGAACCGCTGCTGGGGATTGCCTTTAACCTCGATCCCGATGAAGTGGGCGTAATTTTGCTAGGAGATAGCCACGCCCTCCAGGCAGGGGATGAGGTCTATCGCACCGAAAGGGTGATGGATGTGCCCGTGGGAGAAGTGCTGCTGGGGCGGGTGTTAACCGTGCTGGGGCAACCTTTGGATGGTCGAGGTGCCCTCAAAGCGGTGGAATGGAAACCCGTCGAACGGGAGGCCGCCGCAATTTTGGACCGCGCCCCGGTAACGGTGCCTTTGCAGACAGGGCTGAAAGTGGTAGATGCCCTGATTCCCATTGGTCGGGGACAGCGGGAACTGATCATTGGCGATCGCCAGACAGGAAAAACCACCATCGCCATCGATACGATCCTCAACCAAAAAGACCAGGATGTGATTTGTCTCTACTGTGCCATCGGTCAACGGTCAGCGGCGATCGCCAAGGTGATTGCGACCCTCCGGGAACAGGGGGCCATGGATTACACCATCGTGATTGTGGCGGCGGGCCAGGATCCCCTCGGACTGCAATACATTACCCCCTATGGCGCGACGACGATGGCGGAATATTTTATGGAACAGGGGCGCGATGTGCTGATCGTTTATGATGACTTGACCCACCACGCCCGCACCTACCGTGAACTCTCCCTTTTGTTGCGACGACCACCGGGGCGCGAGGCCTATCCTGGGGACATTTTTTACCTCCATTCGCGGCTTTTGGAACGGGCAACCCATCTGGCAGAAGCTTTGGGGGGCGGCTCCCTGACTGCTTTGCCGATTATCGAAACCCAAGCCCAAAATCTTTCGGCCTATATCCCCACCAATTTAATTTCCATTACCGATGGCCAAATTTATCTCTCACCAGAGCTATTTCAAAAGAGTATTTTCCCAGCGGTGGATGTGGGTAAATCCGTGTCCCGGGTTGGTGGGAAAACCCAACTGGCCGCCTACCAAGCTGTTTCTGGGGCGCTGCGCCTCGCCTATGCCCAATTCCAAGAGGTCGAAGTATTTGCCCGGTTTGGGACGCAACTGGATGAACAAACCAAACAAACTCTCCAACGGGGGAAACGCATCCGGGAGGTGCTCAAACAAAACCAAAGTCAACTCCTGACGGCGGCAGCCCAAATTGCCATTTTGATCGCCGTCACCCAAGGTTTATTAGACCACGTGGCCCTAGAAGAAATCTCAACGGTAGAACAAAAATTAGCCCAGGCGATCGCCCAAGAATTACCCGACCTTGTGGAACGCATTCAATATTCCCATCCCCTCACCGAGGCCGATCAAACCCTCCTTTTGGAAACCCTCCAAGCCGCCATCAAAACCTAA